GCAGTGCAGAGCCGCGCGCAGCACGTCACCGGTAGTATTCACCGCTCCCGATACGGACGCATCGGCCTTCTCCATGTGCACCATCATGGCGCCGTAGTACAGCGTGCTCGACATGAGTTTACGGGCCGACGGCTCATCGAGGCCCTTCTTTTTGCGGAGCTCCATCAACTCATGGACGAACTCGCCATAGTCCGGCGCATCGACTGGATTGACAATATCGATGCCGCCCAAATCAACGCCGTTCTCCCGGGCGACCTTGCCAATCTCTTTGGGGTCGCCGAGCACGGTCACGGCGCCGATTCCTTCATCGATGATCTTCTTCGCAGCCAGTACGGTGCGCTTTTCAACGCCTTCCGGCAGCACGACTCTTCTCTTCTTCGGCTTGACCTTTGCCTTGATTTTCTCTACCGCGTTCATGTTCTACTCCCAACAAACAATCTCAATTGAGTTAATTTCAGTCCTGTGCAACCACCTGGTCCTTCAGGTCCGGATCAGAGAGGTATGCCTGAATGAAGTCGTCGATATCACCATCCATAACCGTCTGGACATTGGAGGTCTCGTGCCCCGTGCGATGGTCCTTGACGAGATTGTAGGGGTGAAATACGTACGATCGAATCTGTGATCCCCATTCGATCTTTTTTTTGGTCTTTTCGAACCTCTCCATCTTCTTGGCTTCCTCTTCGCGCTTCAGTTGGTACAACCGCGCTTTGAGCACCATCATCGCGGACTCACGGTTCTTGTGCTGGCTGCGCTCCGACTGGCACGTGACGACAATGCCGGTGGGGAAGTGGGTGATACGGATGGCCGAGGAAGTCTTGTTCACGTGCTGACCGCCGGCGCCCGATGAGCGATAGGTGTCCACCCGGATATCATCGTCCTTGATCTCGACCTCCACCGCATCTTCAACGACCGGGTACACGTGCACTGAGACGAAGGATGTGTGGCGGCGGGAATTGGCGTCAAACGGCGAGATGCGAACCAGGCGGTGGACGCCGGATTCGGCTTTGAGATAGCCGTACGCGTAGTCGCCTTCGAATTTCAGCGTCGCCGACTTCAGCCCCGCTTCCTCACCGGGCTGGTAGTCGATCAGCTCGACAGCAATGCCACGACGTTCCGCCCAGCGGTTGTACATGCGAAAGAGCATGTCGGCCCAGTCCTGCGATTCGGTGCCGCCGGCTCCCGGATGGATGTTGATGATGGCGTTTCGGTGATCGTCGGGTCCAGACAGATGCGTCTGGAATTCGAGCGTGTCAACGCTGGCGATCAGATTATCGAGAGATTCGGACAGCTCGGCGGCCTCGGGAGAACCGTCTTCGACTATCTCTGCCAGTTCAGATAAGTCCTTGAGGTCGCACAGTAGAGCGTCAACCGCCTGCACCCAGCGTTTGTGTGCGTTGATTTCTTTGAGGATTCCCTGAGCAGCCTGATTGTCGTCCCAGAATCCCGGTTCAGTGGTAGTTTTTTCGAGTTCCGCTATGCGCTCGCGACGAGTGTCGAGGTCAAAGATACCTCGCTAGTTTGTCGAGTTTGTCTTTCAACTCCGGGATCTGGCTGTTTACATCTGCGAGCATAGCGTCCATTCCTCCGATACCGTCTCAACGCAAAGCGCAATTATACGACTATTTTCCACAAGCGTCAAAAGATTTTTGGTTTCCGCCAACGCCCGATCGCTGTCCGTAACCGCATAATGGGCAGGTTGTTAGGCTTGCACTAAATGGTTGACAGAGACAACGCTCATCCTATTTTGTTCAAGTGGCAAAACACGTGACAACTCTCGAGGTCGGCGCGTTTCTGGTCAACTGCTACCTCTATGGGGACGATGTTACTCGCGACGTGGTGATCATCGACCCCGGCGACGAGGACGAACGGATCATTGACGCGGTAACCCGGAGGGAGCTTGTACCCAGAGCTATCCTGCTGACGCATGGCCACTTGGACCACATTGGCGCCGTGGCGGCCCTGAAGAACAAATACCGTATTCCGCTTCTGATTGGCCGAGGGGAAGAGGTTCTCCTGAGCAACCCGGTCGCCAATGGGTCCGCGGCGTTCGGTTCGCCGATGACCGCGCCGGCGGCGGATCGCCTGCTGGCCGACGACGATCTTGTCGTCTTTGGCGCTATTGCTCTGCGAGTCCTGGCGACCCCCGGCCACTCGCCTGCCGGAATTTGTTATCTCGACGAAGTCAACGGCTGGCTTTTTTGCGGGGATACCTTGTTTAAGCAGTCGATCGGGCGAACCGATTTGTACGGGGCCTCGTTAGAGGAGTTGATGAATTCAATTCAATCACGTATTCTGTCACTCCCGGATTCGGTGACCTGTTTTCCGGGCCACGGGCCGCGGACGACCGTCGGAGCCGAGCGCGTCAACAATCCCTTTCTGACCGGAGAGTACTTTGTCTGATCAACGACCGATCGAACGGCTGCATCAATCGGGGCTGGCGGATTATCACTGCCATTGCGACTACTCGGTCGATGCCGTGGGGACAATCGATGACTATTGTCGGGCGGCCGTGCAGCGGGGGCTCGCCGAGTTATGCTTTACGACGCACTACGACGCCAATCCGGATTCTGAGCGCAAAGACTGTTACATCCGGGTTCGGGGCAAAGAGGTCCCGTCGACGCCCGACGCACTGGCGCCGTATGTCGACGACGTCCATGCGGCCGCCGAACGCTTTCTTGCCGACGGACTCCTGGTGAAACCGGGAGTAGAGGTCGGCTGGTTTCCCGGCTGCGAGGAAACGGTGGCCCGTTTGCGCGAGCGGTTCGATTTCCACCACGTTCTTTGCGGAATACACGAGATAAACAACATCTGTTTCTGCTGCAAGGGATGGCATTTGAAATGCTTCGCACCTTTCGACGCAAACGGCCTCGCGGAGGCGTATTTCCGACAGGCGGTCGACGCCGCGAACTCAGGGTTGTTCGATGCGATCGCGCATCTTGATTACTACCGCAAGTACGGCGATGAGTACTATGGCGACGCCCTGAAGTCCGCGCACGAACCGTTTGTCGGCGAACTGTTCGCTGCCCTCCAACGCAGCGACACCGCGCTCGAAATCAACACGGCAGCGTTGCGCAAGGGGCTTGGAGAGTACTTCCCGAGAGTCTCACTGCTGAATGCCGCCCGTCGCGCGGGTGTGATGGTGCGCTTTCTGGGCTCCGACGCCCACCGGCCCGAGGACGTCGGTTTTGATTTTGACGCCGCCGTAACGCTGTTGTCCGACGTGTCCCGAACCTGCGAGGTGTGATGACGACCGTGTCTGCCGCGCTACGATCCGGGCGCTTACCCCGATCATTCTATGACAGGCCCACCCTCGACGTTGCCCAGGGACTCATGGGTTGCCGGATCGTATATGACGGACCGAGGGGAAGGCTCTCCGCCCGAATCGTCGAAGTCGAGGCGTATATCGGGGAGGACGACCCGGCGTGTCATGCGTCGGCCGGCAGGACGGCACGAACGGCCCCTATGTTCGGCCCGCCGGGCCGCGCCTACATCTATTTCATTTACGGGATGTACTATTGCCTCAATTTTGTGACAGAGAGCGAGGGGCGTCCTGCCGCCGTCCTGCTTCGTGGCGCGGAGCCGCTCGAGGGACTTGAACTGATGCGTACGCTGGCAACACCACAGCAGGACGCGCGCCTGCTGGCCGGTCCGGGAAAGTTTTGCCGGGCTTTCGGGCTGACAACCGAGCAAAACGGGTGGGATCTGACATCTTCCTCACTGTACCTTCTGTCGCCCGTGCGAACGGTGGCTCGAGTTGCTTCGTCACCCCGGATCGGCATCAGCAAGGCCACTCGGCGCCACTGGAGATTCTTCGATCCGGACTCACCGTCGGTATCAAAGCGCGTGGCCAACGGTATAATGAGCGCAGTCGGCGAGCGAGGGTCGAATCAGCGACTTCGCTGAACGCAAGGGAGAAGATTTCGTGTTTGACCAGGAGTTTCTGAGAGCGGCACTTATCGGCGGACCGGTGATTCTGTTTTCACTGACCGTCCACGAGTACTTCCATGCGTGGAGTGCCCTCAAGTTCGGTGATACCACCGCCCGCGATCTCGGACGGTTGACTCTGGATCCGACCAAGCACCTCAGCCTGATGGGGACCCTGGTGATGGTTCTGTCGCAGTTCACGTTCGGGTGGGCGAAGCCGGTGCCGGTGAACTTGATGAACGTGCGCGACGTCCGCAAGGCTGACTTCTGGATATCGTTCGCCGGACCGCTATCCAATATCGGACTCGCGCTGGTCGCGGGGCTGGCATTCCACGTGTTCTCCCCGGTGTTTGGCTCAACGTTCTGGGAGTTCCTCCGCTATGCCGTGATTATCAACCTCGCCCTGGCCTTCTTCAACATGATCCCACTGTTTCCGCTCGACGGTTCGCACATTCTGCGGTCGGTGCTTCCGGCCAGGTACGACGAACCGATCGCCCGGTTCGAACAATTCGCGCCGTTCGTCCTGATAATCCTGGTTGTCACCGGCGGTGTGTGGATGATCATCGGCGGTCCGGTCACGTATTTCTATTCCTTGCTGGTGCCATGAGATGGACACTGATCAACCACCTTCAATCACCGGTCTCCGGTCCCTTCATATCGCAGCCGTTGCCGTCGCGCTTTCTGTGGTTCTCGCTCTGATTTCCGGATGCGGGACCGGCCGCAGGCATATATCGACCACAACAGAGACTACTCCGCTAACTTTCGACAAGCGCGTTGCCGAGGCCTACCTGTTCGATACGGAGATCGAGTACCGGGACAAGTACAGCTCCGTTCGTCTGGAATTGTACGCCGCCGACTCTATTGTCGGCGTCGCGGGCCGCAGCTATCTGGGCAAAGGCGCGCTGGACGGTTGGCTCACACGGGACTCTGTACTGATACTTTTTCCGTCCAGCGGCGAGTATGTTGAAGAAGCAGTGCCGGACCTGATTGGAGCGATCGAGTGCACAAACGGGACAGTCGCACAGATCGATTTGCTGACGTTGTTGTACGAGCAGCCTTCCCGGTCGAATGTGGGGACCGGCATATCGATCACACCCGACTCCGCGAACCAGGATCGGCCGTGCTACTCGCTGTCGATGCCGGGCTGCCTGTGGCGGATCGACCTGTGCTACGACCGTCGTGAGATCGGATGGCGCATTCGCGAATTCTCGTATACGAACGGTGATAACCTCTCGATTTCAGCCAGACGCCGGGAATACAAAGCCGAAGTAACTGCCGGGCCGGACAAGTTTGCCGTGACCATCCCGCCCGATGCCCTTCGCATCAGTCCGTGACATAACATTCCCTTCATTGACTTTCGGGCGAGAGATCTGCATCTTAGACTCTTTAGTTCCCAAACGGAGTGTGCCGGTGAGCCTTTACAGACGTACGTTTGCCTCGCTAAAACCCTACTGGAAACAGCTCGTGATCGCTTCGCTGGGTGCGGCGGTGTACGCCTTGCTGTCGGGGCTTCTCGTCTGGATGGCCGGTCCGCTGTTGACGACACTTTTCGCAGTCGATCCGGCCGCGGTCCTGTCCGGCTCAGCCGATCCGGGGCTGCCCCACGCCGCGGCCGAGCCCGCTCGGGAAGTGGCCGGAGAAATTCAAGGCGGGCTGGAGGGATTCCGTGAGACGCTCAAGACCTGGATCGAGAGCCTGGTGGAGGCCGACACTCGGGTCGATACCCTGTTCAAATTCTGCGTTCTCATTCTGGTGATTGTCGTCGTCAGAAACATTTTCTACTACCTGCAGGGGTTCTATATCGCGTACGTGCAGCAGTCCGTTGTCCGTGACTTCCGGGATGCGCTCTTTTCAAAATACCAGCGGCTTTCGCTCGACTATTTCCACAAGCGACGCACCGGTGAGATCATCTCCCGGGTCACCAATGATGTGGTGGTGTTGAACCAGTCGATCGATATCGGCTTCCATCAATTGATAACGGACAGTGTCATGGTGCTCGTGTTCCTCGCCTTCGTGATTATCCTCAGCTGGAAACTCACGCTGCTGTCGTTTATCGTCATGCCGGTTATTTTCGGCTTTATCTGGTTCATCGGGAAAAAGATGCGCAAGTACTCGGAGAAGGCGCAGCGACGGATGGCCGACGTGAATTCGGTGCTCGAGGAGGCGGTCAATAACACGCGCATCGTCAAGGCCTTCTCGATGGAGGAATTCGAGAAACAGAAGTTCTTTCGGAGCACCTACAACTACTTTCGGCAGCTCCTGCGCATGACACGGGTTCGACACCTGTCACTGCCGATCAATGATTTCCTGACGACCCTGGCCGGCGTGGTGATTCTCCTGTATGCCGGTACGCAGATTATCGAGGGAACAGGGGAGATGTCGGCGGGGGACTTCATGACGTTCACGATCGCCATGTTTGCTATGATCAAGCCCGTCAAGAACCTGACTTCCATCCACGTCAAGCTGCAGGAGGGTATGGCTGCCGCGTCGCGCATATTCCGCGTGCTCGATACTCCGGAAACCATCACGGACGCGCCCGATGCTCGGACCGTTGGCCGATTCTCCGAACGCATCGAGTACCGCGACGTTTCGTTTGCCTATGTTCCCCATGAGCCCGTGCTGCAAGGCGTGTCATTCGAAATCCGGCGCGGGGAAGTGGTTGCCGTTGTGGGACCATCCGGCGCCGGCAAGTCAACTTTGTTCGACTTGCTGCCGCGCTTTTACGATCCCCAACAGGGCGCCATATTGCTCGACGGGCACGACATCCGTTCCCTGACCCTCGCCTCGCTGCGTTCGCTGATGGGCATCGTCACGCAGGAGACATACCTGTTCAACGACACCATTCGCAACAATATTGCCTATGGACAGACCGGCGTGAGCGAGGATGCGTTGCTCCAGGCGGCGCGTACGGCGAATGCCGATCGGTTCATCAGCCAGTTCGAGCGCGGATACGACACCGTTGTCGGGAATCGCGGCGTACGGTTGTCAGGCGGGCAGCGGCAACGAATCGCGATCGCGCGGGCGCTGCTGAAGGACCCCGAGATTCTCATTTTCGATGAAGCGACATCGTCACTTGACACTGAGTCGGAAGCACTTGTGCAGGAAGCGATCGATCGCTTGATGACCAGCCGAACCACACTCGTTATTGCCCACCGGCTGTCCACGATCAAAAACGCCGACCGAATTCTCGTGCTGGACGGCGGACGCATCGTTCAGCGAGGAACGCATGATGAGCTTGTGGAGCAGGACGGCATGTATCGGCGACTGTATCAAATGCAGTTCCGGGATACCGGGGATCATCATGCTTCGTGACCTTCCACACGGTCCGGTTTCGGCGAGACGCCTGGCGGCAACCGGCCGCCGTATCGGTGAAGGACAGGTCCGTCCATGACACTGCTCAAGCGTCTGGAGTTCAGAGTGAAAGCCCTGGCGTTTGGGTTGTTCAGGGTTTTGCTGAAGAAGGGCCGGCCGGAACGTATCCCGCTGGATGCGTCCCGCATGACGAGAATCCTGTTTCTCCGGCCTGATCGGATCGGCGACACTGTGACGTCGCTGCCGCTGTTCGATGCGCTCAAGGCCGCGTATCCGAACGTGAGACTGGCGGTGTTCGCCTCGCCCAAAAACATTTCATTGATCGATCGCGATCCGCGCTTCGAGCGGATTTA
This DNA window, taken from Candidatus Zixiibacteriota bacterium, encodes the following:
- a CDS encoding DNA-3-methyladenine glycosylase, which translates into the protein MTTVSAALRSGRLPRSFYDRPTLDVAQGLMGCRIVYDGPRGRLSARIVEVEAYIGEDDPACHASAGRTARTAPMFGPPGRAYIYFIYGMYYCLNFVTESEGRPAAVLLRGAEPLEGLELMRTLATPQQDARLLAGPGKFCRAFGLTTEQNGWDLTSSSLYLLSPVRTVARVASSPRIGISKATRRHWRFFDPDSPSVSKRVANGIMSAVGERGSNQRLR
- the prfB gene encoding peptide chain release factor 2 (programmed frameshift), whose protein sequence is MLADVNSQIPELKDKLDKLARYLDLDTRRERIAELEKTTTEPGFWDDNQAAQGILKEINAHKRWVQAVDALLCDLKDLSELAEIVEDGSPEAAELSESLDNLIASVDTLEFQTHLSGPDDHRNAIINIHPGAGGTESQDWADMLFRMYNRWAERRGIAVELIDYQPGEEAGLKSATLKFEGDYAYGYLKAESGVHRLVRISPFDANSRRHTSFVSVHVYPVVEDAVEVEIKDDDIRVDTYRSSGAGGQHVNKTSSAIRITHFPTGIVVTCQSERSQHKNRESAMMVLKARLYQLKREEEAKKMERFEKTKKKIEWGSQIRSYVFHPYNLVKDHRTGHETSNVQTVMDGDIDDFIQAYLSDPDLKDQVVAQD
- a CDS encoding ABC transporter ATP-binding protein, encoding MSLYRRTFASLKPYWKQLVIASLGAAVYALLSGLLVWMAGPLLTTLFAVDPAAVLSGSADPGLPHAAAEPAREVAGEIQGGLEGFRETLKTWIESLVEADTRVDTLFKFCVLILVIVVVRNIFYYLQGFYIAYVQQSVVRDFRDALFSKYQRLSLDYFHKRRTGEIISRVTNDVVVLNQSIDIGFHQLITDSVMVLVFLAFVIILSWKLTLLSFIVMPVIFGFIWFIGKKMRKYSEKAQRRMADVNSVLEEAVNNTRIVKAFSMEEFEKQKFFRSTYNYFRQLLRMTRVRHLSLPINDFLTTLAGVVILLYAGTQIIEGTGEMSAGDFMTFTIAMFAMIKPVKNLTSIHVKLQEGMAAASRIFRVLDTPETITDAPDARTVGRFSERIEYRDVSFAYVPHEPVLQGVSFEIRRGEVVAVVGPSGAGKSTLFDLLPRFYDPQQGAILLDGHDIRSLTLASLRSLMGIVTQETYLFNDTIRNNIAYGQTGVSEDALLQAARTANADRFISQFERGYDTVVGNRGVRLSGGQRQRIAIARALLKDPEILIFDEATSSLDTESEALVQEAIDRLMTSRTTLVIAHRLSTIKNADRILVLDGGRIVQRGTHDELVEQDGMYRRLYQMQFRDTGDHHAS
- a CDS encoding histidinol-phosphatase HisJ family protein codes for the protein MSDQRPIERLHQSGLADYHCHCDYSVDAVGTIDDYCRAAVQRGLAELCFTTHYDANPDSERKDCYIRVRGKEVPSTPDALAPYVDDVHAAAERFLADGLLVKPGVEVGWFPGCEETVARLRERFDFHHVLCGIHEINNICFCCKGWHLKCFAPFDANGLAEAYFRQAVDAANSGLFDAIAHLDYYRKYGDEYYGDALKSAHEPFVGELFAALQRSDTALEINTAALRKGLGEYFPRVSLLNAARRAGVMVRFLGSDAHRPEDVGFDFDAAVTLLSDVSRTCEV
- a CDS encoding MBL fold metallo-hydrolase encodes the protein MTTLEVGAFLVNCYLYGDDVTRDVVIIDPGDEDERIIDAVTRRELVPRAILLTHGHLDHIGAVAALKNKYRIPLLIGRGEEVLLSNPVANGSAAFGSPMTAPAADRLLADDDLVVFGAIALRVLATPGHSPAGICYLDEVNGWLFCGDTLFKQSIGRTDLYGASLEELMNSIQSRILSLPDSVTCFPGHGPRTTVGAERVNNPFLTGEYFV
- a CDS encoding site-2 protease family protein; its protein translation is MFDQEFLRAALIGGPVILFSLTVHEYFHAWSALKFGDTTARDLGRLTLDPTKHLSLMGTLVMVLSQFTFGWAKPVPVNLMNVRDVRKADFWISFAGPLSNIGLALVAGLAFHVFSPVFGSTFWEFLRYAVIINLALAFFNMIPLFPLDGSHILRSVLPARYDEPIARFEQFAPFVLIILVVTGGVWMIIGGPVTYFYSLLVP